One genomic region from Phragmites australis chromosome 1, lpPhrAust1.1, whole genome shotgun sequence encodes:
- the LOC133913687 gene encoding receptor-like serine/threonine-protein kinase ALE2 isoform X3 — translation MRPLALAMVLLASVLGSRGTTLALPPAVTDSPADQGQASSPPEPAFALGPVTLPTALSTPSVSPSPEKGAVSPAAPTEPQNAPSPVIPPKEYNAPPPIEVAPPDPTDEVPPSVAPPQAAVENPTPILPGTPALLPSVQAPAPSVGLKPNPPVVPPSSVNNQPNRPVRSVPHYPLPAFPPPGNDVPPYAPTGSFPAIPPSASVSHVKPPILSPVIAQAPRQQAKAPSSEHKNGNTVPRANRSPPASLKNHHVPRASPPKESSGQTVPVHKSPNAGSTPATSPLPQNTNMPSIPRNAPSVSHAQPPPSVAPKSTPTRSHARGWKSNNPKNGANPSFAPSHPPSHAQGPRVSRAPRHSGTKRQNHHAPPPMPQGHPNFHVQSPSPSSVSSRGPTNGHHISPTLPLTPPHPEPKAPSAHPIWALPPPPPNSDCNALACPEPLTDPPAGAPCACVLPIKVGIRLSVDLYSFFPLVSDFAKEVSSGVNMAVRQVRVMGANVAGDQPDKTVVLVDLVPMQVKFDNATVLSAFESLWSNKVSLKPSVFGDYKILYVVYPGLPPSPPSAPESVGDGAFGNNRNARAVKPLGVDVGRPKRKINGSLVAIAVLSSVIALIICSLAAWLLILGFRGSGDMAQRFPHSVLPKFSRSSGTAHTLLAGRYSSPSGPSGSLGSSIATYAGQAKTFKFVEIDKATNGFDDSKVLGEGGFGCVYQGTLEDGTRVAVKVLKRYDDQGEREFLAEVEMLGRLHHRNLVKLLGICAEENARCLVYELIPNGSVEFHLHGADCETAPLDWNARMKIALGAARALAYLHEDSSPCVIHRDFKSSNILLEHDFTPKVSDFGLARTARGEGNQHISTRVMGTFGYVAPEYAMTGHLLVKSDVYSYGVVLLELLTGRKPVDMSRSAGQENLVAWARPLLTNVVSLRQAVDPLLGPNVPLDNVAKAAAIASMCVQPEVAHRPSMGEVVQALKLVCSEGDDGLGSGRFSQELPAQTTAVYDVTGMEAERVLLSEIFGSTPVFTPAADSGSFRKQSSSGPLMTGKNRKFWQRLRSLSRGSMSEHGVSPDYETRSQYSGR, via the exons ATGCGGCCTCTTGCGCTTGCGATGGTTCTTCTTGCTTCGGTTCTTGGATCCAGAG GTACTACTCTGGCTCTTCCTCCTGCTGTTACTGATTCTCCTGCAGATCAAGGACAAGCTTCTAGTCCTCCTGAACCTGCGTTTGCTCTTGGTCCAGTAACTCTTCCAACAG CACTGTCTACTCCGTCAGTAAGCCCTTCCCCAGAGAAGGGAGCTGTTAGCCCTGCTGCACCCACCGAGCCGCAAAATGCTCCGAGTCCAGTAATTCCCCCTAAAG AATATAATGCACCTCCTCCAATTGAGGTTGCACCCCCTGATCCCACTGATGAGGTTCCTCCATCAGTAGCTCCTCCACAAGCTGCAGTTGAAAATCCCACTCCAATACTTCCTGGAACACCTGCATTGCTACCTTCTGTTCAGGCTCCTGCTCCATCTGTTGGCCTCAAGCCTAATCCACCAGTTGTGCCACCTTCCTCTGTGAACAATCAACCAAACAGGCCTGTTCGATCAG TCCCTCATTATCCACTCCCTGCATTCCCCCCTCCGGGTAATGACGTTCCACCATACGCACCTACAGGAAGTTTTCCTGCCATTCCTCCTTCCGCTTcag TTTCACATGTAAAACCTCCGATCTTATCGCCTGTTATTGCACAAGCACCACGACAGCAGGCAAAGGCTCCAAGTAGTGAGCATAAGAATG GAAACACGGTGCCCCGGGCAAATAGATCCCCTCCTGCAAGTCTCAAGAACCATCATGTTCCACGTGCATCTCCTCCAAAGGAATCCAGTGGTCAAACTGTCCCAGTTCATAAATCACCAAATGCAG GATCCACGCCTGCAACAAGTCCTTTGCCCCAGAACACAAACATGCCTTCAATTCCGAGGAATGCACCATCAGTTTCACATGCCCAACCACCACCAAGTGTAGCTCCTAAATCAACACCCACTAGATCTCATGCTCGGGGATGGAAGTCCAATAATCCCAAGAATGGAGCAAATCCTTCATTTGCCCCATCTCACCCACCATCTCATGCTCAAG GGCCCAGGGTCTCACGAGCTCCAAGGCACAGTGGGACTAAAAGGCAAAATCACCATGCACCTCCACCAATGCCTCAAG GGCATCCAAACTTTCATGTACAGTCCCCATCACCTTCATCAGTGTCATCAAGGGGTCCCACTAATG GGCATCATATTTCTCCTACTCTTCCACTGACCCCTCCCCATCCAGAGCCAAAAGCACCGTCAGCTCATCCTATTTGGGCAttacctccaccaccacctaatTCTG ATTGCAATGCATTAGCATGCCCAGAGCCCCTAACAGATCCACCTGCGGGAGCCCCATGTGCTTGTGTTCTACCAATCAAAGTTGGAATTCGTCTAAGTGTTGACCTTTATTCATTCTTTCCGTTGGTCTCTGATTTTGCTAAAGAGGTATCGTCTGGGGTAAACATGGCCGTGAGGCAGGTTCGCGTTATGGGTGCAAATGTGGCTGGTGATCAGCCTGACAAGACAGTGGTTCTTGTTGATCTGGTACCAATGCAAGTGAAATTTGACAATGCCACAGTGCTTTCAGCATTTGAAAGCTTGTGGAGCAATAAAGTTTCCCTAAAACCATCAGTCTTTGGGGACTACAAGATTCTCTATGTTGTATATCCAG GGCTTCCTCCTTCTCCACCTTCAGCTCCGGAAAGTGTTGGCGACGGGGCATTTGGCAACAACCGAAATGCAAGAGCAGTGAAGCCTCTCGGGGTTGACGTTGGCAGGCccaaaagaaaaattaatgGCAGCCTAGTTGCTATTGCTGTCTTGTCTTCTGTTATAGCATTGATTATTTGCTCTCTGGCTGCATGGTTGCTGATACTCGGATTCAGGGGTTCGGGTGACATGGCTCAAAGATTTCCACATAGTGTGCTTCCTAAATTTTCCAGGTCATCTG GGACAGCTCACACACTTTTAGCTGGTCGCTATAGTTCACCTTCAGGTCCATCTGGATCACTAGGCTCAAGCATCGCAACATATGCAGGACAGGCAAAAACATTCAAATTTGTTGAGATTGACAAGGCCACAAATGGCTTTGATGATTCAAAAGTACTTGGAGAAGGTGGCTTTGGATGTGTCTACCAGGGCACACTTGAAGATGGAACAAGGGTTGCAGTAAAGGTTCTGAAGAGATACGATGACCAGGGTGAGCGAGAGTTCTTGGCTGAGGTTGAGATGCTGGGACGTTTGCATCACCGGAATTTGGTTAAGTTATTAGGCATCTGCGCAGAGGAGAATGCACGGTGTCTGGTATACGAGCTTATTCCAAATGGCAGTGTAGAATTCCATTTGCATG GAGCAGACTGCGAGACAGCTCCGCTTGATTGGAATGCCCGTATGAAGATAGCCCTGGGGGCAGCGCGGGCACTTGCATATCTACATGAAGATTCAAGCCCTTGTGTGATTCATCGCGATTTCAAGTCAAGCAACATTCTTCTGGAGCATGATTTCACACCAAAAGTGTCAGACTTTGGACTAGCCAGGACTGCAAGGGGGGAGGGGAACCAGCACATCTCCACTCGTGTCATGGGAACATTCGG CTATGTTGCACCGGAGTACGCCATGACGGGGCATCTCCTTGTAAAGAGTGATGTATACAGTTATGGAGTTGTGTTGCTTGAGCTCCTCACTGGTAGGAAGCCTGTGGACATGTCTCGTTCTGCAGGGCAAGAAAACCTAGTCGCGTGGGCTCGGCCCCTTCTAACAAATGTGGTGAGCCTACGCCAAGCTGTCGATCCACTTCTTGGGCCTAATGTACCACTGGACAATGTAGCAAAAGCAGCTGCCATCGCTTCAATGTGCGTGCAACCTGAGGTCGCACACCGCCCCAGCATGGGCGAAGTAGTGCAGGCCTTGAAACTTGTCTGCAGTGAGGGTGATGACGGTCTTGGATCGGGAAGATTTAGCCAAGAGTTGCCAGCTCAAACTACAGCAGTTTATGACGTAACTGGCATGGAAGCGGAGAGGGTGCTATTATCTGAGATATTTGGCTCGACACCTGTCTTCACTCCAGCTGCCGATTCAGGTTCTTTCCGCAAGCAGTCCAGCTCAGGCCCCCTGATGACAGGCAAGAACAGGAAGTTCTGGCAGAGGTTGCGAAGCTTGTCAAGGGGGAGCATGAGTGAGCATGGTGTCTCACCAGATTATGAGACGCGCTCACAATATAGCGGTAGGTGA
- the LOC133913687 gene encoding receptor-like serine/threonine-protein kinase ALE2 isoform X1, giving the protein MRPLALAMVLLASVLGSRGTTLALPPAVTDSPADQGQASSPPEPAFALGPVTLPTALSTPSVSPSPEKGAVSPAAPTEPQNAPSPVIPPKEYNAPPPIEVAPPDPTDEVPPSVAPPQAAVENPTPILPGTPALLPSVQAPAPSVGLKPNPPVVPPSSVNNQPNRPVRSVPHYPLPAFPPPGNDVPPYAPTGSFPAIPPSASVSHVKPPILSPVIAQAPRQQAKAPSSEHKNGNTVPRANRSPPASLKNHHVPRASPPKESSGQTVPVHKSPNAGSTPATSPLPQNTNMPSIPRNAPSVSHAQPPPSVAPKSTPTRSHARGWKSNNPKNGANPSFAPSHPPSHAQGPRVSRAPRHSGTKRQNHHAPPPMPQGHPNFHVQSPSPSSVSSRGPTNGEKRHHISPTLPLTPPHPEPKAPSAHPIWALPPPPPNSDCNALACPEPLTDPPAGAPCACVLPIKVGIRLSVDLYSFFPLVSDFAKEVSSGVNMAVRQVRVMGANVAGDQPDKTVVLVDLVPMQVKFDNATVLSAFESLWSNKVSLKPSVFGDYKILYVVYPGLPPSPPSAPESVGDGAFGNNRNARAVKPLGVDVGRPKRKINGSLVAIAVLSSVIALIICSLAAWLLILGFRGSGDMAQRFPHSVLPKFSRSSGTAHTLLAGRYSSPSGPSGSLGSSIATYAGQAKTFKFVEIDKATNGFDDSKVLGEGGFGCVYQGTLEDGTRVAVKVLKRYDDQGEREFLAEVEMLGRLHHRNLVKLLGICAEENARCLVYELIPNGSVEFHLHGADCETAPLDWNARMKIALGAARALAYLHEDSSPCVIHRDFKSSNILLEHDFTPKVSDFGLARTARGEGNQHISTRVMGTFGYVAPEYAMTGHLLVKSDVYSYGVVLLELLTGRKPVDMSRSAGQENLVAWARPLLTNVVSLRQAVDPLLGPNVPLDNVAKAAAIASMCVQPEVAHRPSMGEVVQALKLVCSEGDDGLGSGRFSQELPAQTTAVYDVTGMEAERVLLSEIFGSTPVFTPAADSGSFRKQSSSGPLMTGKNRKFWQRLRSLSRGSMSEHGVSPDYETRSQYSGR; this is encoded by the exons ATGCGGCCTCTTGCGCTTGCGATGGTTCTTCTTGCTTCGGTTCTTGGATCCAGAG GTACTACTCTGGCTCTTCCTCCTGCTGTTACTGATTCTCCTGCAGATCAAGGACAAGCTTCTAGTCCTCCTGAACCTGCGTTTGCTCTTGGTCCAGTAACTCTTCCAACAG CACTGTCTACTCCGTCAGTAAGCCCTTCCCCAGAGAAGGGAGCTGTTAGCCCTGCTGCACCCACCGAGCCGCAAAATGCTCCGAGTCCAGTAATTCCCCCTAAAG AATATAATGCACCTCCTCCAATTGAGGTTGCACCCCCTGATCCCACTGATGAGGTTCCTCCATCAGTAGCTCCTCCACAAGCTGCAGTTGAAAATCCCACTCCAATACTTCCTGGAACACCTGCATTGCTACCTTCTGTTCAGGCTCCTGCTCCATCTGTTGGCCTCAAGCCTAATCCACCAGTTGTGCCACCTTCCTCTGTGAACAATCAACCAAACAGGCCTGTTCGATCAG TCCCTCATTATCCACTCCCTGCATTCCCCCCTCCGGGTAATGACGTTCCACCATACGCACCTACAGGAAGTTTTCCTGCCATTCCTCCTTCCGCTTcag TTTCACATGTAAAACCTCCGATCTTATCGCCTGTTATTGCACAAGCACCACGACAGCAGGCAAAGGCTCCAAGTAGTGAGCATAAGAATG GAAACACGGTGCCCCGGGCAAATAGATCCCCTCCTGCAAGTCTCAAGAACCATCATGTTCCACGTGCATCTCCTCCAAAGGAATCCAGTGGTCAAACTGTCCCAGTTCATAAATCACCAAATGCAG GATCCACGCCTGCAACAAGTCCTTTGCCCCAGAACACAAACATGCCTTCAATTCCGAGGAATGCACCATCAGTTTCACATGCCCAACCACCACCAAGTGTAGCTCCTAAATCAACACCCACTAGATCTCATGCTCGGGGATGGAAGTCCAATAATCCCAAGAATGGAGCAAATCCTTCATTTGCCCCATCTCACCCACCATCTCATGCTCAAG GGCCCAGGGTCTCACGAGCTCCAAGGCACAGTGGGACTAAAAGGCAAAATCACCATGCACCTCCACCAATGCCTCAAG GGCATCCAAACTTTCATGTACAGTCCCCATCACCTTCATCAGTGTCATCAAGGGGTCCCACTAATGGTGAAAAAA GGCATCATATTTCTCCTACTCTTCCACTGACCCCTCCCCATCCAGAGCCAAAAGCACCGTCAGCTCATCCTATTTGGGCAttacctccaccaccacctaatTCTG ATTGCAATGCATTAGCATGCCCAGAGCCCCTAACAGATCCACCTGCGGGAGCCCCATGTGCTTGTGTTCTACCAATCAAAGTTGGAATTCGTCTAAGTGTTGACCTTTATTCATTCTTTCCGTTGGTCTCTGATTTTGCTAAAGAGGTATCGTCTGGGGTAAACATGGCCGTGAGGCAGGTTCGCGTTATGGGTGCAAATGTGGCTGGTGATCAGCCTGACAAGACAGTGGTTCTTGTTGATCTGGTACCAATGCAAGTGAAATTTGACAATGCCACAGTGCTTTCAGCATTTGAAAGCTTGTGGAGCAATAAAGTTTCCCTAAAACCATCAGTCTTTGGGGACTACAAGATTCTCTATGTTGTATATCCAG GGCTTCCTCCTTCTCCACCTTCAGCTCCGGAAAGTGTTGGCGACGGGGCATTTGGCAACAACCGAAATGCAAGAGCAGTGAAGCCTCTCGGGGTTGACGTTGGCAGGCccaaaagaaaaattaatgGCAGCCTAGTTGCTATTGCTGTCTTGTCTTCTGTTATAGCATTGATTATTTGCTCTCTGGCTGCATGGTTGCTGATACTCGGATTCAGGGGTTCGGGTGACATGGCTCAAAGATTTCCACATAGTGTGCTTCCTAAATTTTCCAGGTCATCTG GGACAGCTCACACACTTTTAGCTGGTCGCTATAGTTCACCTTCAGGTCCATCTGGATCACTAGGCTCAAGCATCGCAACATATGCAGGACAGGCAAAAACATTCAAATTTGTTGAGATTGACAAGGCCACAAATGGCTTTGATGATTCAAAAGTACTTGGAGAAGGTGGCTTTGGATGTGTCTACCAGGGCACACTTGAAGATGGAACAAGGGTTGCAGTAAAGGTTCTGAAGAGATACGATGACCAGGGTGAGCGAGAGTTCTTGGCTGAGGTTGAGATGCTGGGACGTTTGCATCACCGGAATTTGGTTAAGTTATTAGGCATCTGCGCAGAGGAGAATGCACGGTGTCTGGTATACGAGCTTATTCCAAATGGCAGTGTAGAATTCCATTTGCATG GAGCAGACTGCGAGACAGCTCCGCTTGATTGGAATGCCCGTATGAAGATAGCCCTGGGGGCAGCGCGGGCACTTGCATATCTACATGAAGATTCAAGCCCTTGTGTGATTCATCGCGATTTCAAGTCAAGCAACATTCTTCTGGAGCATGATTTCACACCAAAAGTGTCAGACTTTGGACTAGCCAGGACTGCAAGGGGGGAGGGGAACCAGCACATCTCCACTCGTGTCATGGGAACATTCGG CTATGTTGCACCGGAGTACGCCATGACGGGGCATCTCCTTGTAAAGAGTGATGTATACAGTTATGGAGTTGTGTTGCTTGAGCTCCTCACTGGTAGGAAGCCTGTGGACATGTCTCGTTCTGCAGGGCAAGAAAACCTAGTCGCGTGGGCTCGGCCCCTTCTAACAAATGTGGTGAGCCTACGCCAAGCTGTCGATCCACTTCTTGGGCCTAATGTACCACTGGACAATGTAGCAAAAGCAGCTGCCATCGCTTCAATGTGCGTGCAACCTGAGGTCGCACACCGCCCCAGCATGGGCGAAGTAGTGCAGGCCTTGAAACTTGTCTGCAGTGAGGGTGATGACGGTCTTGGATCGGGAAGATTTAGCCAAGAGTTGCCAGCTCAAACTACAGCAGTTTATGACGTAACTGGCATGGAAGCGGAGAGGGTGCTATTATCTGAGATATTTGGCTCGACACCTGTCTTCACTCCAGCTGCCGATTCAGGTTCTTTCCGCAAGCAGTCCAGCTCAGGCCCCCTGATGACAGGCAAGAACAGGAAGTTCTGGCAGAGGTTGCGAAGCTTGTCAAGGGGGAGCATGAGTGAGCATGGTGTCTCACCAGATTATGAGACGCGCTCACAATATAGCGGTAGGTGA
- the LOC133913904 gene encoding uncharacterized protein LOC133913904, which yields MASAGPNRSRSRRFRACVREMAEEAGVRKRKRDGGEVEAEGGVYEKHLLEGEGCCEGIAEEAVEEVMRWLEAEISDAPLAESDAGFVTINGNEESCGPSFSAAASTVMASVDTRAGAPPLPAVPWPWPFPEATHDPEQEVDAETCDADEEWLVQLLTCVPALEVEGVL from the coding sequence ATGGCCAGCGCCGGCCCCAACCGCTCTCGCTCTCGCCGGTttcgtgcgtgcgtgcgtgagATGGCGGAGGAGGCCGGCGTGCGGAAGCGGAAGCGCGACGGCGGTGAGGTGGAGGCGGAGGGCGGCGTGTACGAGAAGCACTTGCTGGAGGGTGAGGGGTGCTGCGAGGGCATCGCGGAGGAGGCCGTGGAGGAGGTGATGCGGTGGCTGGAGGCGGAGATCTCGGACGCGCCGCTGGCGGAGTCGGACGCGGGGTTCGTGACCATCAACGGCAACGAGGAGAGCTGCGGGCCGTCCTTCTCCGCGGCGGCGTCCACGGTCATGGCCTCCGTTGACACGCGCGCCGGGGCGCCGCCCCTGCCGGCCGTGCCCTGGCCGTGGCCGTTCCCCGAGGCGACGCACGACCCAGAGCAAGAGGTGGACGCGGAGACGTGCGACGCCGACGAGGAGTGGCTGGTGCAGCTGCTGACCTGCGTGCCCGCGCTGGAGGTGGAAGGGGTTCTTTAG
- the LOC133913687 gene encoding receptor-like serine/threonine-protein kinase ALE2 isoform X2, with amino-acid sequence MRPLALAMVLLASVLGSRGTTLALPPAVTDSPADQGQASSPPEPAFALGPVTLPTALSTPSVSPSPEKGAVSPAAPTEPQNAPSPVIPPKEYNAPPPIEVAPPDPTDEVPPSVAPPQAAVENPTPILPGTPALLPSVQAPAPSVGLKPNPPVVPPSSVNNQPNRPVRSVPHYPLPAFPPPGNDVPPYAPTGSFPAIPPSASVSHVKPPILSPVIAQAPRQQAKAPSSEHKNGNTVPRANRSPPASLKNHHVPRASPPKESSGQTVPVHKSPNAGSTPATSPLPQNTNMPSIPRNAPSVSHAQPPPSVAPKSTPTRSHARGWKSNNPKNGANPSFAPSHPPSHAQGPRVSRAPRHSGTKRQNHHAPPPMPQGHPNFHVQSPSPSSVSSRGPTNGEKRHHISPTLPLTPPHPEPKAPSAHPIWALPPPPPNSDCNALACPEPLTDPPAGAPCACVLPIKVGIRLSVDLYSFFPLVSDFAKEVSSGVNMAVRQVRVMGANVAGDQPDKTVVLVDLVPMQVKFDNATVLSAFESLWSNKVSLKPSVFGDYKILYVVYPGLPPSPPSAPESVGDGAFGNNRNARAVKPLGVDVGRPKRKINGSLVAIAVLSSVIALIICSLAAWLLILGFRGSGDMAQRFPHSVLPKFSRSSGTAHTLLAGRYSSPSGPSGSLGSSIATYAGQAKTFKFVEIDKATNGFDDSKVLGEGGFGCVYQGTLEDGTRVAVKVLKRYDDQGEREFLAEVEMLGRLHHRNLVKLLGICAEENARCLVYELIPNGSVEFHLHDCETAPLDWNARMKIALGAARALAYLHEDSSPCVIHRDFKSSNILLEHDFTPKVSDFGLARTARGEGNQHISTRVMGTFGYVAPEYAMTGHLLVKSDVYSYGVVLLELLTGRKPVDMSRSAGQENLVAWARPLLTNVVSLRQAVDPLLGPNVPLDNVAKAAAIASMCVQPEVAHRPSMGEVVQALKLVCSEGDDGLGSGRFSQELPAQTTAVYDVTGMEAERVLLSEIFGSTPVFTPAADSGSFRKQSSSGPLMTGKNRKFWQRLRSLSRGSMSEHGVSPDYETRSQYSGR; translated from the exons ATGCGGCCTCTTGCGCTTGCGATGGTTCTTCTTGCTTCGGTTCTTGGATCCAGAG GTACTACTCTGGCTCTTCCTCCTGCTGTTACTGATTCTCCTGCAGATCAAGGACAAGCTTCTAGTCCTCCTGAACCTGCGTTTGCTCTTGGTCCAGTAACTCTTCCAACAG CACTGTCTACTCCGTCAGTAAGCCCTTCCCCAGAGAAGGGAGCTGTTAGCCCTGCTGCACCCACCGAGCCGCAAAATGCTCCGAGTCCAGTAATTCCCCCTAAAG AATATAATGCACCTCCTCCAATTGAGGTTGCACCCCCTGATCCCACTGATGAGGTTCCTCCATCAGTAGCTCCTCCACAAGCTGCAGTTGAAAATCCCACTCCAATACTTCCTGGAACACCTGCATTGCTACCTTCTGTTCAGGCTCCTGCTCCATCTGTTGGCCTCAAGCCTAATCCACCAGTTGTGCCACCTTCCTCTGTGAACAATCAACCAAACAGGCCTGTTCGATCAG TCCCTCATTATCCACTCCCTGCATTCCCCCCTCCGGGTAATGACGTTCCACCATACGCACCTACAGGAAGTTTTCCTGCCATTCCTCCTTCCGCTTcag TTTCACATGTAAAACCTCCGATCTTATCGCCTGTTATTGCACAAGCACCACGACAGCAGGCAAAGGCTCCAAGTAGTGAGCATAAGAATG GAAACACGGTGCCCCGGGCAAATAGATCCCCTCCTGCAAGTCTCAAGAACCATCATGTTCCACGTGCATCTCCTCCAAAGGAATCCAGTGGTCAAACTGTCCCAGTTCATAAATCACCAAATGCAG GATCCACGCCTGCAACAAGTCCTTTGCCCCAGAACACAAACATGCCTTCAATTCCGAGGAATGCACCATCAGTTTCACATGCCCAACCACCACCAAGTGTAGCTCCTAAATCAACACCCACTAGATCTCATGCTCGGGGATGGAAGTCCAATAATCCCAAGAATGGAGCAAATCCTTCATTTGCCCCATCTCACCCACCATCTCATGCTCAAG GGCCCAGGGTCTCACGAGCTCCAAGGCACAGTGGGACTAAAAGGCAAAATCACCATGCACCTCCACCAATGCCTCAAG GGCATCCAAACTTTCATGTACAGTCCCCATCACCTTCATCAGTGTCATCAAGGGGTCCCACTAATGGTGAAAAAA GGCATCATATTTCTCCTACTCTTCCACTGACCCCTCCCCATCCAGAGCCAAAAGCACCGTCAGCTCATCCTATTTGGGCAttacctccaccaccacctaatTCTG ATTGCAATGCATTAGCATGCCCAGAGCCCCTAACAGATCCACCTGCGGGAGCCCCATGTGCTTGTGTTCTACCAATCAAAGTTGGAATTCGTCTAAGTGTTGACCTTTATTCATTCTTTCCGTTGGTCTCTGATTTTGCTAAAGAGGTATCGTCTGGGGTAAACATGGCCGTGAGGCAGGTTCGCGTTATGGGTGCAAATGTGGCTGGTGATCAGCCTGACAAGACAGTGGTTCTTGTTGATCTGGTACCAATGCAAGTGAAATTTGACAATGCCACAGTGCTTTCAGCATTTGAAAGCTTGTGGAGCAATAAAGTTTCCCTAAAACCATCAGTCTTTGGGGACTACAAGATTCTCTATGTTGTATATCCAG GGCTTCCTCCTTCTCCACCTTCAGCTCCGGAAAGTGTTGGCGACGGGGCATTTGGCAACAACCGAAATGCAAGAGCAGTGAAGCCTCTCGGGGTTGACGTTGGCAGGCccaaaagaaaaattaatgGCAGCCTAGTTGCTATTGCTGTCTTGTCTTCTGTTATAGCATTGATTATTTGCTCTCTGGCTGCATGGTTGCTGATACTCGGATTCAGGGGTTCGGGTGACATGGCTCAAAGATTTCCACATAGTGTGCTTCCTAAATTTTCCAGGTCATCTG GGACAGCTCACACACTTTTAGCTGGTCGCTATAGTTCACCTTCAGGTCCATCTGGATCACTAGGCTCAAGCATCGCAACATATGCAGGACAGGCAAAAACATTCAAATTTGTTGAGATTGACAAGGCCACAAATGGCTTTGATGATTCAAAAGTACTTGGAGAAGGTGGCTTTGGATGTGTCTACCAGGGCACACTTGAAGATGGAACAAGGGTTGCAGTAAAGGTTCTGAAGAGATACGATGACCAGGGTGAGCGAGAGTTCTTGGCTGAGGTTGAGATGCTGGGACGTTTGCATCACCGGAATTTGGTTAAGTTATTAGGCATCTGCGCAGAGGAGAATGCACGGTGTCTGGTATACGAGCTTATTCCAAATGGCAGTGTAGAATTCCATTTGCATG ACTGCGAGACAGCTCCGCTTGATTGGAATGCCCGTATGAAGATAGCCCTGGGGGCAGCGCGGGCACTTGCATATCTACATGAAGATTCAAGCCCTTGTGTGATTCATCGCGATTTCAAGTCAAGCAACATTCTTCTGGAGCATGATTTCACACCAAAAGTGTCAGACTTTGGACTAGCCAGGACTGCAAGGGGGGAGGGGAACCAGCACATCTCCACTCGTGTCATGGGAACATTCGG CTATGTTGCACCGGAGTACGCCATGACGGGGCATCTCCTTGTAAAGAGTGATGTATACAGTTATGGAGTTGTGTTGCTTGAGCTCCTCACTGGTAGGAAGCCTGTGGACATGTCTCGTTCTGCAGGGCAAGAAAACCTAGTCGCGTGGGCTCGGCCCCTTCTAACAAATGTGGTGAGCCTACGCCAAGCTGTCGATCCACTTCTTGGGCCTAATGTACCACTGGACAATGTAGCAAAAGCAGCTGCCATCGCTTCAATGTGCGTGCAACCTGAGGTCGCACACCGCCCCAGCATGGGCGAAGTAGTGCAGGCCTTGAAACTTGTCTGCAGTGAGGGTGATGACGGTCTTGGATCGGGAAGATTTAGCCAAGAGTTGCCAGCTCAAACTACAGCAGTTTATGACGTAACTGGCATGGAAGCGGAGAGGGTGCTATTATCTGAGATATTTGGCTCGACACCTGTCTTCACTCCAGCTGCCGATTCAGGTTCTTTCCGCAAGCAGTCCAGCTCAGGCCCCCTGATGACAGGCAAGAACAGGAAGTTCTGGCAGAGGTTGCGAAGCTTGTCAAGGGGGAGCATGAGTGAGCATGGTGTCTCACCAGATTATGAGACGCGCTCACAATATAGCGGTAGGTGA